One segment of Eurosta solidaginis isolate ZX-2024a unplaced genomic scaffold, ASM4086904v1 ctg00000510.1, whole genome shotgun sequence DNA contains the following:
- the SP1173 gene encoding uncharacterized protein SP1173, translated as MGAISEKPRINKSLISLKVVVFFVITGITALHVLNTTKPLLLGLNFSEFRSISIIAPFVSIIGPLIVGPLADRIAAKYATNFGRMLRFLTALCLILAAIIYACLFAIPEVQREEARRPLVSFGCDTHGAVIFQERCSKEATCHHWREKVGNVNLTRCTYTCQDPTKYESMYTPWFEGVPTPLPSTEHSSEFDYEDESVAASTESYRSKRAVGSSAEYGGELLSAEVQQKQQRLGRAARDVRDATPMKIYVEPPHLCLTQKTDSGENVVRNCHVYTHDTNNIVVNSVLRAADNSNDNDTHSDEWCKYPLDGFQCNIPIAQVEYMIGLKNGSACKPMIECQVIDPYDSKGSVLADSECIKITGDLDVTLGGYIAIRLLGDIFVLAALTLLNTAIVIAVRETSEGRGEVCRQYAWGAIGYVLLFSPIDLFAFSNDSKHTAAFVALLVFVICMCIGAIVLFFAGQMPLSPPEWWWHTKTGMLVYPMSAIRRYSPEIFVLTLVAILFGTFWSTIHSFLIWTFSDTYAVTYSGLILVLVLFFNVDKFIEYCGHSNIFIAGFAVFIIRFTALSGKGTEWLTIVMETIEPVVIGVVWITIILYMRHAMPRKLTATGQAVAVLAFFGIGKGLGAVIGLARDEKVPEADDQAIHQWLAIAACIIALVYFIIYNLILAPRCTAKPQHNEELISGSATQNLSNGTNGAGSNGQGSTSAGAVLNGNSNYSPLRVYHNERGKLGQFRF; from the exons atggGTGCAATAAGCGAAAAGCCACGCATCAACAAAAGTCTCATCTCGCTCAAAGTGGTCGTATTTTTTGTTATTACTG GCATCACCGCGCTTCATGTGCTAAACACCACAAAACCGCTACTGCTCGGTCTGAATTTCAGCGAGTTTCGGAGTATCAGCATCATTGCGCCATTCGTCTCAATAATTGGCCCACTAATTGTGGGCCCACTAGCTGATCGCATAGCTGCCAAGTATGCTACAAATTTTGGGCGCATGCTACGGTTTCTCACCGCTCTTTGTCTTATACTCGCTGCCATAATATACGCTTGTCTCTTTGCCATACCCGAAGTGCAACGTGAGGAAGCACGTCGTCCACTTGTCAGTTTCGGTTGTGATACACACGGTGCGGTAATATTTCAGGAACGTTGCTCTAAAGAAGCGACCTGTCATCATTGGAGAGAGAAAGTTGGTAATGTTAATTTGACACGTTGCACATACACTTGCCAGGATCCCACCAAATATGAAAGTATGTATACGCCATGGTTTGAAGGTGTACCCACACCATTGCCATCAACGGAACATAGCTCAGAATTTGATTATGAAGATGAATCTGTTGCTGCATCAACGGAAAGTTATCGTTCTAAGCGTGCAGTCGGCAGTTCAGCGGAATATGGCGGTGAGCTACTGAGTGCAGaagtacaacaaaaacaacaacgtttAGGACGCGCAGCACGTGATGTACGCGATGCAACACCAATGAAGATCTATGTGGAGCCACCTCATTTATGTCTTACCCAGAAGACGGATAGTGGTGAGAATGTGGTGCGGAATTGCCATGTCTACACGCATGATACCAACAATATTGTTGTGAACTCGGTATTGCGTGCAGCAGATAATAGTAATGACAATGATACTCACAGCGATGAATGGTGCAAATATCCTTTGG ATGGCTTCCAATGTAATATACCCATAGCTCAGGTTGAGTATATGATTGGACTAAAGAATGGCAGCGCATGCAAACCGATGATTGAATGCCAAGTGATTGATCCTTACGACAGCAAAGGCAGCGTACTGGCCGATAGTGAATGTATTAAG ATTACTGGGGACTTGGATGTTACATTGGGCGGCTATATAGCTATACGTCTGTTGGGCGATATATTCGTTTTGGCTGCATTAACACTCCTCAATACCGCCATCGTTATTGCTGTACGTGAAACATCGGAGGGACGTGGTGAAGTTTGCCGTCAATATGCCTGGGGTGCTATCGGTTATGTGCTACTATTCTCACCTATCGATTTGTTTGCCTTCTCGAACGATTCAAAACACACAGCAGCATTTGTGGCACTACTTGTTTTTGTAATCTGTATGTGCATTGGTGCAATTGTGTTATTCTTTGCTGGACAAATGCCGCTCAGTCCGCCAGAATGGTGGTGGCATACAAAGACCGGTATGTTGGTCTATCCAATGTCGGCGATACGACGTTATAGCCCGGAAATTTTTGTACTTACACTTGTGGCTATATTGTTTGGTACATTTTGGAGCACAATTCATAGTTTTCTCATTTGGACATTCAGCGATACATATGCGGTTACATATTCGGGTTTAATTTTGGTATTGGTGttgttcttcaatgttgacaAATTTATTGAATATTGTGGACATTCGAATATCTTCATCGCTGGCTTTGCGGTTTTCATCATACGCTTTACTGCGTTAAGCGGCAAAGGCACAGAATGGTTGACGATTGTGATGGAGACTATTGAGCCGGTCGTCATTGGTGTTGTTTGGATAACGATTATTTTGTATATGCGACATGCAATGCCTAGAAAGTTGACAGCGACTGGACAGGCTGTGGCTGTGTTGGCCTTTTTCGGAATTG GAAAAGGTTTAGGCGCCGTTATTGGATTAGCGCGCGATGAAAAGGTACCTGAAGCGGATGATCAGGCCATACATCAATGGTTGGCTATTGCGGCTTGCATAATTGCACTCGtttatttcataatttacaatttgattttggCTCCGCGTTGTACCGCCAAGCCGCAGCATAACGAGGAGTTGATTTCCGGTTCTGCAACACAGAACTTGAGCAATGGCACAAATGGTGCTGGAAGCAATGGGCAGGGTAGTACGAGCGCTGGTGCGGTGCTTAATGGTAACTCAAACTATTCGCCACTACGTGTGTATCATAATGAGCGAGGGAAATTGGGACAATTtagattttaa